TTCCTCCTCCCGGGGGTGATCGACCGCTCGGACGGGCGTCGCCGGCTCGTGACGACGCTCACCGCGATCGGGGTCCTCGTCGCGGCGATCGGCTTCGCGATGCTCGCCGTCGAGTCCGTTACCGACCTCGCGACGTTCCCCTGGACGGGCGGGAACGTCTACGGGTTCTCCGGCTACCGGACGAACTCGGTGTTCTCGAACCCGAACACTTACGGCTTCTTCATGATGGTCTGCACGATCACGGCCGTCCTTCACGCGGTAGCGCGTGGCCCTCGCCCCCTCTCTCTGAGCGCGATCGTCCTCTGCTCGCTGGCGGTCCTGACGAGCGACTCCACCGGGGCGTTGCTCGGCCTCGGTGCGGGGACGGCGCTCGTCGCCGCGGTCGCGTTCAGGAAGACGGCGATCGCGGTCGTTTTCGCGGGCGCGCTGACCACGGGCGCGCTCGTCGTGACCGGCCTGCTCGGAACGGCGATCGAGGGCCTCCTCCCGGCCAGGGTCGTCGCGCTGATCGACCTGCTGATCTCCGTGCGGGGTACGCTCTGGATGGCGTCGATCGAGCGCCTCGCGGCCGACCCGCTCGTGGGGATCGGCTTCGGCGACACGGCGGCCGAGATCGCCCCCTACGTCCCCCCCGGTGGCCCGGTCGGCTACGGGACGCACAACTCCTACATCAACATCCTCCTCCAGACCGGGGTCGTCGCCGGCGCGCTCTACCTCACGGCCGTGTTCTACGCGGTCGGGGCGGTGATCGTGAGCGCCCTCAGGACGCGGTTCTCCCCGCGCGAGCGGGGCGACTGGTGGCCGGTCTACGTATCGGCGGTCCTCGTCGCGATCCTCGTGACCATGACCTTCGAGTCGATGACGCTCGGTGGGCTCTCGCTGAACTCCGTACTGCTCGCGATCTACCTCGGCCTCGCGCTCTCGTACGGGGGCGCGAGGGTCGTCGAGATCAGACCGCGGGAGGTCCTCTCGACCGGATGAGACCCATGCGGAAAGACCGACTGCACCGCGCGGACGAACCCCGCGACCGCCCACGAACACCGAACCACCCCGAGACGGTCGCGTTCGCGGCCTTCCTCCTCGCCTGTGTACTCGGCCTCTCGGTGTTCGTCACCCCGTCGGCCGGGCGTCTCGTCGCGCTGGTGGGCCTCCTCGCCTTTCTCGCGGTCGTCCTCCTCTACCGATGGAGGCCCGAGCAGCGACGACTCGACCTCTCGCTCCGGACCCACCCCGCGATCGTCGTTCCGACGCTCGTCCTCTGGGCGGTCTTCGTCCTCACCCTCCTTCGCAACCCAACGCCCGCAGCGTTCGTTCACACCGCCGCGTTCGTCGTCTTCTCCGGCGTCGCGCTCTTCGTCGTCCCGGGGGTCGTCTCGAGGGAACGGGCGTTCGTGGTCATCGCCCTCCTCGGGGCGTTCG
This region of Halalkalicoccus sp. CGA53 genomic DNA includes:
- a CDS encoding O-antigen ligase family protein, with the protein product MGYVRQSAAAVPRPNEIWIPVLCILAALTTNTWLLSSTVGYGLSLVALTVAGVYLVFVADVEVRIDLVFLALFGGYWLVLTAGWFVDRSLDRLAYVLVTPLGVIVAMFLLPGVIDRSDGRRRLVTTLTAIGVLVAAIGFAMLAVESVTDLATFPWTGGNVYGFSGYRTNSVFSNPNTYGFFMMVCTITAVLHAVARGPRPLSLSAIVLCSLAVLTSDSTGALLGLGAGTALVAAVAFRKTAIAVVFAGALTTGALVVTGLLGTAIEGLLPARVVALIDLLISVRGTLWMASIERLAADPLVGIGFGDTAAEIAPYVPPGGPVGYGTHNSYINILLQTGVVAGALYLTAVFYAVGAVIVSALRTRFSPRERGDWWPVYVSAVLVAILVTMTFESMTLGGLSLNSVLLAIYLGLALSYGGARVVEIRPREVLSTG